The Methanosphaera sp. BMS genome contains a region encoding:
- a CDS encoding virulence RhuM family protein, protein MNSKEATQFRKWSNKILKEYMVKGYVLDKELLKKGGRFTKDYFDELLEEIKEIRISERRFNQKLTDLYATSYDYDKNADITKEFFATVQNKVIYAVTQQTAAEIIDSRSDENETNMGLTTWNKAPNGKILLNDIVISKNYLNQKELKRLNNLVDGFLNLAESRTIDMIPMSMKDWKSLLDDYIKLSRLPILVDK, encoded by the coding sequence ATTAACAGTAAAGAAGCAACACAATTTAGAAAATGGTCAAATAAAATTTTAAAGGAATATATGGTCAAAGGTTATGTTCTTGATAAAGAATTACTTAAGAAAGGTGGAAGATTTACAAAAGATTATTTCGATGAACTATTAGAAGAAATTAAAGAAATAAGAATATCGGAAAGAAGATTTAATCAAAAATTAACAGACTTATATGCAACAAGTTACGATTACGATAAAAATGCAGACATTACTAAGGAATTCTTCGCAACAGTTCAAAACAAAGTAATTTATGCCGTAACACAACAGACCGCCGCCGAAATAATAGATTCCAGAAGTGATGAAAATGAGACAAATATGGGATTAACAACATGGAACAAAGCACCTAATGGAAAAATACTTCTTAATGATATAGTCATATCCAAAAATTATTTAAATCAAAAGGAATTAAAAAGATTGAATAACCTGGTTGATGGATTCCTTAATTTAGCCGAATCAAGAACAATAGATATGATTCCTATGAGCATGAAAGATTGGAAATCATTGCTAGATGATTATATCAAATTATCAAGATTGCCAATACTGGTCGATAAATGA
- a CDS encoding aldo/keto reductase, which produces MKYRTLGKTGIKASILGFGAMRLPLIDEHPEHVDIKETEKMIEYAVEKGVNIFDTAWVYHTIDRSKPGVSESIIGELLNGYSNIHISTKMPSWEITSWEYFDATLDKQLERLQRDSIELFYVHSIKDSYYEDIREAGLYEFVDRALSDGRIKHACFSTHGSYELLSQILEDYDKWECALTQLNYLDYDENPGLEGIRKLHDLNIGTVIMEPLRGGQLAGNHPKSVEDIFKKSDRQYNYREWAFNYLWDKKEVNCVLSGMSNFKQVKENIALVDNAQTGMLSDEDKQLLFEVKTEYEKLNSIPCTGCNYCMPCPFGVNIPKCFREYNMDMLQDESVNSVQYKFHLNEDRQAHNCTSCRKCESVCPQSICISDELKKVEKHFGM; this is translated from the coding sequence ATGAAATATAGGACTTTGGGAAAAACAGGTATAAAAGCATCAATACTGGGTTTTGGGGCAATGAGACTACCACTTATTGATGAACACCCGGAACACGTGGATATTAAAGAAACAGAAAAGATGATTGAATATGCAGTAGAAAAGGGAGTAAACATCTTTGACACGGCATGGGTATATCACACCATCGACAGATCAAAACCGGGTGTAAGCGAAAGCATAATCGGAGAACTGCTAAACGGATATAGCAATATACACATATCAACCAAGATGCCCTCATGGGAGATAACCTCCTGGGAATACTTTGACGCGACACTGGACAAACAATTAGAAAGACTACAACGAGACTCAATAGAGTTGTTCTACGTTCATTCCATAAAGGATTCCTACTATGAGGATATTAGGGAAGCTGGATTATATGAATTTGTAGACAGAGCCTTAAGTGATGGAAGAATAAAACATGCATGCTTCTCAACACACGGATCATATGAACTTTTAAGTCAGATACTCGAGGACTATGACAAGTGGGAGTGTGCACTCACACAACTAAACTACCTGGACTATGATGAAAACCCGGGACTTGAGGGTATACGTAAATTACATGACCTGAATATCGGTACAGTGATAATGGAGCCGCTACGTGGAGGACAACTTGCCGGCAACCACCCAAAAAGTGTGGAAGACATCTTTAAAAAATCAGATCGGCAATATAATTACCGTGAATGGGCATTCAATTACCTATGGGACAAAAAAGAGGTAAACTGCGTACTAAGTGGAATGAGTAATTTCAAACAGGTAAAGGAAAATATTGCACTGGTGGATAATGCACAAACTGGAATGCTCTCGGATGAGGATAAACAATTGTTGTTTGAGGTAAAAACCGAATATGAAAAATTAAACAGCATTCCATGCACGGGTTGTAACTATTGCATGCCATGTCCATTCGGTGTAAACATACCTAAGTGTTTCAGGGAGTACAATATGGACATGCTGCAGGATGAATCTGTAAATTCTGTCCAATACAAGTTTCATTTGAATGAGGACCGACAGGCACATAACTGTACATCCTGCAGAAAGTGTGAAAGTGTATGTCCGCAGTCAATTTGTATATCTGATGAGCTTAAAAAAGTGGAAAAACACTTCGGCATGTAA